Below is a genomic region from Microbacterium sp. LWO12-1.2.
GGTAGTCGCGTCGGACTGGGCATTCGTTGCAGGAGCCCGGACCGATGCCCAGGGCTCCCGCATACGTCGGCAACGTCGTCAGGTGCGGCGCGCGCGAGCCTTCACCACCAGCCCGACACCCGCACCGAGCAGCAGCAGCGCTCCGGCGACGAGCACCACGTCGATCTCGGCGCCCGTGTCCGGCAAGTGCGCGGACGCCGCCGCCCCTTCCCCTGCGGACCGGGCGACGATGGTGGTGGTGTCCCAGCCGAGGAGCGCACCATCGCCCCCATAGACGGCGATCCGGTGCGCGCCGAGCGTGGCGTCCTCCGAGATCATGACAGTGACGGTGCCTTCGGCCGAGACGGTGCGCTCTCCGAGTGCGACCGGGGTGGAGAACAGATACACGTACACTCGCTGTCCGACATACTCGCTCCCGACCGTGACGACAGCAGTCTCCCCCCGCACGAGGGAGTCGGGAACGGTCACGGTTCCGCGAGCTTCTTCTGTCAGGTCATCGTCGGACGGGCCTCCTTGTCCAGGCTCCTCCCCCGTCGATGCGACGGTGAGGGTCGCGGCATCCGTGATCGCTTCGCCGGCGGCGTTCCGGAACACCGCTCGGTATTGCGTGCCGGTCGCCGACACTCGCGCGCCGGTCACGACATAGGCCGTGCCCGTCGCATCCGGGATCGCAACCCAGTCCGCGGAGCTCGAAAGCCGGGATTGCCACTGCACGGTGGGAGCGGGAACGCCCGTCGCAGCCGCGGCGAAGCTCGCATCCCCTCCCTCATCCACCTGCACATCGGCCGGGTGCGATCCGACCTGCGGCGCCGCCATCGCCGGCACCGAAGGCAGCTCTGTGCCAGGGACCGTCGTGCCGGGCGCGGCGTAGATGAACCGCAGCCCGCGACTGAAGGATGCTCCGATCACCGACAGATGCGTCTCGTCCTCGAACACGTGCCCGCCGAGCTCCAGCCCTGCGTAGCCGCGATCCGCCAGCGTCGTCGCGAAGCTCGTCATGTCACTCGTCATCGGAAAACCGGTGGTGGTCTCCTCCAGCGATCCGACCGAGAGGAACACGCGCGCGTCGAGTGCGTCGTGCTCGGCAGCGTACTCGTTCTCGGCATCGAGGATCGTGTGCTCATCCCACCAGAGCGACGGACTCGCGATCACGAAACGCTGGAACAGTCCCTCGTTGTGCAGCAGCGTGTAGGTCGCGAAAAGACCGCCGAAGGAGTGGCCCATGAGCGCACGATCGCCCGCATCGACGTGGAAGTCCCCTTCGATCCGCGGCACCAGTTCGTCTCGGAGGAACGAGAGGAACTCCGGTGCCCCGCCGGAGGGAGTCGCCACGCCGATGTCGGTCGGAGTCAGATCGAGGGTGCGAGGAACGCCAGAGGCCGCGAAACCCTGACCGGGGTTGTCATACCCGATGCCGACCACGACCGTGCCGGGGGCATTCAGCCGTGCCGTCTCGACCGCGATTCCGAACTCGGCGTTGGCGTCGGTGACATAGAGCACACGGTACGCCGACCCGCTCTCGCTGTAGCCGGCGGGGAGCGCCACCGAGATCTTGTAGGTGCGGTCATCCTCCGAGGTCATCATCCACGTCTTCACGTCGCGGATGAACGGGTCAGGCTCATCCGCGACGACGGCAGTGCGAGCGGATGCAGAGACCGGTGCAGGCGCCGCAGTGGCCTCCTGCCCGCTCGCGTGGGCGCCGGCCCAACCGGCCGTGATCAGCGTCGTGGCTGCGGCGAGAGAGACGAGGGCCCTGACGCCGCGCCCTCCCCGAAAGTCATACGGCATGAGACATCCCTCTCGTCGGTCGATCAGTGATCCTCACGGTAGGACGGGCGGCGGGGCCATCCCATGTGCGCTCACCCCATCAGCGAAGGGCCGCGATGTGCGGATAGCCTGCGCCGGCTCACGGTGACGGGAGCGGTCGTCGTCGAGACCATCTTCGATTGTCGGTGGTCGGTGGTGAACTGTCCTCATGACCGACCTGCTCGATGCGAACGACTCTCAGATGGCGATGCTCGCCGATCTGGTCGCCGGGCTGCAGGCTGCGGAAGAGACCATCAGCGGAATGCTGGCCGCGCGAGACGGC
It encodes:
- a CDS encoding alpha/beta hydrolase-fold protein, which translates into the protein MPYDFRGGRGVRALVSLAAATTLITAGWAGAHASGQEATAAPAPVSASARTAVVADEPDPFIRDVKTWMMTSEDDRTYKISVALPAGYSESGSAYRVLYVTDANAEFGIAVETARLNAPGTVVVGIGYDNPGQGFAASGVPRTLDLTPTDIGVATPSGGAPEFLSFLRDELVPRIEGDFHVDAGDRALMGHSFGGLFATYTLLHNEGLFQRFVIASPSLWWDEHTILDAENEYAAEHDALDARVFLSVGSLEETTTGFPMTSDMTSFATTLADRGYAGLELGGHVFEDETHLSVIGASFSRGLRFIYAAPGTTVPGTELPSVPAMAAPQVGSHPADVQVDEGGDASFAAAATGVPAPTVQWQSRLSSSADWVAIPDATGTAYVVTGARVSATGTQYRAVFRNAAGEAITDAATLTVASTGEEPGQGGPSDDDLTEEARGTVTVPDSLVRGETAVVTVGSEYVGQRVYVYLFSTPVALGERTVSAEGTVTVMISEDATLGAHRIAVYGGDGALLGWDTTTIVARSAGEGAAASAHLPDTGAEIDVVLVAGALLLLGAGVGLVVKARARRT